From a region of the Polypterus senegalus isolate Bchr_013 unplaced genomic scaffold, ASM1683550v1 scaffold_1942, whole genome shotgun sequence genome:
- the LOC120521941 gene encoding protein N-terminal glutamine amidohydrolase-like gives MSDPASHTNEENAMNNDLTSYHGIVPNKKDCIYTSCYCEENIWKLCRHIALQKPCPIEEVYAIFISNESRMIPLWKQKSSRGDNPVIWDYHVVLLHTSNSGCYIYDLDTILPFPCSLKCYIDEAFRSDDLINPAFKRQVDILLYLLIACHLLKPNPSLHFLTYLFSSGSSLSQETFKL, from the exons ATGTCTGATCCGGCGTCTCATACCAATGAAGAGAACGCAATGAATAACGACCTCACGTCATATCACGGTATCGTACCGAATAAAAAGGACTGCATCTATACGAGCTGCTACTG tGAGGAAAACATTTGGAAGCTTTGCAGGCATATAGCTCTACAGAAACCATGCCCGATCGAAGAAGTGTAcgccatttttatttcaaatgagaGCAGGATG ATACCATTATGGAAACAAAAGTCAAGCCGAGGAGATAATCCAGTTATTTGG gatTACCATGTTGTTTTACTTCACACTTCCAATTCTGGTTGTTATATATATGACTTAGACACTATTCTGCCATTTCCCTGCTCCCTGAAGTGCTACATTGATGAAGCATTTAGATCTGATGATTTGATCAACCCAGcatttaaaaggcaagttgacattttactgtatttactaATCGCCTGCCATTTATTAAAGCCAAATCCATCTCTCCATTTTCTAACCTatttattcagttcagggtccAGTCTGTCACAGGAAACATTCAAGTTGTAG